The following proteins are co-located in the Diaphorobacter sp. HDW4B genome:
- a CDS encoding cell division protein ZapA: MKQIEVKIMQQSYLLSCPEGQESRMLNAVERVDAAMTRIRDAGKVRARERIAVLAALNMAFEIGDHETAALAAKEQTEALLAAAAATPAPVTTADLTEDDEARVKNLLQRLDETLGDDGRLL, translated from the coding sequence ATGAAGCAGATCGAGGTCAAGATCATGCAGCAGAGCTATCTGCTGAGTTGCCCCGAAGGACAGGAATCCCGCATGCTGAATGCGGTCGAACGTGTCGACGCAGCCATGACGCGCATCCGCGACGCTGGCAAGGTCCGCGCACGCGAGCGCATCGCGGTGCTGGCAGCGCTGAACATGGCTTTCGAAATAGGCGACCACGAAACTGCGGCATTGGCAGCCAAAGAGCAGACCGAAGCCCTGCTGGCAGCCGCTGCGGCAACCCCAGCCCCAGTGACCACGGCGGATCTGACTGAAGACGACGAGGCGCGCGTCAAAAACCTGCTTCAGCGTCTGGACGAAACACTGGGCGACGACGGCCGCCTGCTCTGA
- a CDS encoding sulfite exporter TauE/SafE family protein, translating into MWAIAWAAFLMGLLGGVHCLVMCAAPCGALLQPAGPGGERVHVVKFVRNRRSWVRPLLFHLGRILGYALVGAMAAYAMERLAWFSQGTIALRPIWSLVHIGIIGWGLMMVMRLSTPAWMESAGRNMWRRIQPVVSRPGGIFAVGCGWALMPCGLLYSALLLAALSGGPVAGAVSMAMFALASAVWLVGGRWAWLSLRDRLRDPRWEAWGARLAGLVLIGLGGTALWWGVMHQQAAPWCQP; encoded by the coding sequence ATGTGGGCGATTGCGTGGGCCGCCTTTCTGATGGGCTTGCTGGGCGGCGTGCATTGCCTTGTGATGTGCGCCGCGCCCTGCGGTGCCCTTCTGCAGCCCGCCGGACCAGGGGGTGAGCGCGTCCATGTCGTCAAATTCGTGCGGAATCGGCGCTCCTGGGTTCGTCCACTGCTGTTTCATCTGGGGCGCATTCTCGGATATGCGCTGGTGGGGGCCATGGCAGCCTATGCAATGGAGCGACTCGCGTGGTTCAGTCAGGGCACCATTGCCTTGCGACCAATCTGGAGTCTCGTGCATATCGGCATCATCGGGTGGGGCCTGATGATGGTGATGCGGCTGAGCACTCCTGCATGGATGGAGTCGGCCGGGAGAAACATGTGGCGGCGCATCCAGCCGGTGGTTTCGCGCCCCGGCGGGATATTCGCTGTGGGCTGCGGATGGGCGCTCATGCCCTGTGGGCTGCTTTACTCTGCGCTGCTGCTGGCGGCATTGAGCGGCGGGCCTGTCGCCGGTGCCGTGTCGATGGCGATGTTCGCTCTGGCAAGCGCCGTCTGGCTGGTTGGGGGGCGCTGGGCTTGGCTGAGTCTGCGCGATCGCCTTCGTGATCCGCGCTGGGAGGCATGGGGCGCGCGGCTGGCCGGGCTGGTGCTGATTGGGCTGGGCGGAACGGCGCTCTGGTGGGGTGTCATGCACCAGCAGGCAGCGCCCTGGTGCCAGCCCTGA
- the hemN gene encoding oxygen-independent coproporphyrinogen III oxidase, giving the protein MPVVTPELIRQFDVSGPRYTSYPTADRFVEAFGQDDYILALQQRRIGSNAKALPLSLYVHVPFCESLCYYCACNKIITKHPERAEAYLRYLSREIDLHTEHCGVNQHVSQLHIGGGTPTFLSNEGLQDLMSMIRRSFVLEPGGEYSIEIDPRTVNNARLMFLHQLGFNRLSFGVQDFDPEVQKAVHREQPAEQVFQLMEEARKIGFDSVNVDLIYGLPRQTPESFERTLAQVCELRPDRIALYAYAHLPERFKPQRRILSDDLPMPSAKVAMLARSLEVFQDAGYVYIGMDHFALPDDSLAVAKRQGRLHRNFQGYSTQSDCDLIGLGVSAIGKVGATYSQNAKTLDDYYDCINHGRLPVVRGLALSRDDLLRRSVIMALMCQGEILFESIEQAWLIDFASYFAPELEQLEAMEEQGLVCLHEDSIEVTAMGWHFVRGVAMLFDRYLQGNRNRERFSRII; this is encoded by the coding sequence ATGCCTGTTGTTACTCCCGAACTCATCCGACAATTCGACGTTTCCGGGCCCCGCTATACGTCCTACCCTACGGCAGATCGCTTCGTTGAAGCGTTTGGTCAAGATGACTATATCCTCGCTCTGCAACAGCGGCGCATTGGTTCTAATGCCAAAGCGTTGCCATTGTCCCTCTATGTGCACGTTCCATTCTGTGAGTCTCTTTGCTATTACTGTGCGTGCAACAAGATTATCACCAAACATCCTGAGAGGGCGGAAGCGTATCTTCGCTATCTGAGTCGTGAGATCGATTTGCATACTGAACACTGCGGTGTCAATCAGCATGTCAGCCAATTGCACATCGGCGGTGGCACTCCGACATTTTTGTCCAATGAGGGTTTGCAGGATCTGATGTCCATGATCCGGCGTAGTTTCGTGCTCGAACCCGGTGGGGAGTACTCCATCGAGATCGATCCGCGAACTGTCAACAATGCTCGATTGATGTTTCTGCACCAACTTGGATTCAATCGTTTGAGTTTCGGTGTTCAGGATTTTGACCCTGAAGTGCAGAAGGCGGTTCACCGCGAGCAGCCAGCCGAGCAGGTATTCCAACTGATGGAAGAGGCGCGCAAGATCGGCTTCGACTCGGTGAACGTCGACCTGATCTACGGCCTGCCGCGCCAGACGCCGGAGTCCTTCGAGCGCACGCTCGCTCAGGTCTGCGAGCTGCGTCCGGATCGGATCGCCTTGTATGCGTACGCTCATCTGCCTGAGCGCTTCAAGCCTCAGCGGCGCATTCTTTCCGATGATCTGCCGATGCCGTCAGCCAAGGTGGCGATGCTTGCTCGCTCACTGGAGGTTTTTCAGGATGCGGGATATGTCTATATTGGCATGGATCACTTCGCGCTTCCCGATGATTCACTGGCCGTTGCCAAGCGTCAGGGTCGTCTGCATCGCAACTTCCAGGGCTACAGCACGCAGTCGGATTGCGACCTGATCGGGCTCGGGGTGTCGGCCATCGGCAAGGTGGGCGCAACCTATAGCCAGAACGCCAAGACGCTGGATGACTACTATGACTGCATCAACCATGGCCGCTTGCCGGTCGTGCGTGGTCTGGCGTTGTCGCGCGATGATTTGCTGCGCCGTTCCGTGATCATGGCGCTCATGTGCCAGGGCGAAATTCTGTTCGAGTCGATCGAGCAGGCGTGGTTGATCGATTTCGCGAGCTACTTCGCGCCGGAATTGGAGCAGCTCGAAGCCATGGAAGAACAGGGGCTGGTGTGCTTGCACGAGGACAGCATCGAGGTGACCGCCATGGGTTGGCATTTCGTGCGCGGCGTCGCCATGCTGTTTGACCGCTATCTGCAGGGCAACCGCAACCGCGAGCGCTTCTCGCGCATCATCTGA
- the fnr gene encoding fumarate/nitrate reduction transcriptional regulator Fnr, protein MTPQTIKVACSNCNLRELCMPLGLSDDQLKRLDEVVAVRRKVKRGGTLFRNGEPFTSLFAIRTGFFKTCVATEDGRDQVTGFQMAGEIIGLDGIVSDRHTCDAVALEDAEVCVMPFDNIEELSREVKALQHHVHKIMSREIVREHGVMLLLGSMRAEERLAAFLLNLVQRLHARGFSQSELVLRMTREEIGSYLGLKLETVSRTFSKFVEEGIVEVKQRHVRIIDATALRNIVNSQQACH, encoded by the coding sequence ATGACTCCGCAAACCATCAAAGTCGCATGCTCCAACTGCAACCTGCGAGAACTTTGTATGCCACTCGGCCTGTCCGATGACCAATTGAAACGACTCGACGAAGTCGTCGCGGTCCGTCGCAAGGTCAAGCGTGGCGGCACGCTCTTTCGCAATGGAGAGCCATTCACATCACTGTTCGCCATCCGCACCGGCTTTTTCAAGACCTGCGTGGCCACCGAAGACGGTCGCGATCAGGTCACCGGTTTCCAGATGGCTGGCGAAATCATTGGCCTCGATGGCATCGTGAGCGATCGCCACACCTGTGACGCCGTGGCACTGGAAGACGCCGAAGTCTGCGTCATGCCATTCGACAACATCGAAGAGCTGTCCCGCGAGGTCAAGGCTCTGCAGCACCACGTGCACAAGATCATGAGCCGCGAAATCGTGCGCGAGCATGGTGTGATGCTGCTGCTGGGCAGCATGCGTGCTGAAGAACGTCTGGCCGCCTTCTTGCTGAATCTGGTGCAGCGCCTGCATGCACGCGGCTTCTCGCAGTCGGAGTTGGTGCTTCGCATGACGCGCGAAGAAATCGGCAGCTACCTTGGCCTGAAGCTCGAAACCGTGAGCCGCACCTTCTCCAAATTCGTGGAAGAAGGCATCGTGGAAGTCAAGCAACGCCATGTGCGCATCATCGACGCCACCGCCCTGCGCAACATCGTCAACAGCCAGCAAGCCTGTCATTAA
- a CDS encoding FixH family protein, with protein sequence MSNNVAQAQAPELPWWRHAHVWLLISGPAIVVVAGFVTLWLAVRTPDPVVEDDYYQRGLNINETLRKQQSDRSMLPAVKGRNHAATEDDAMRPVDK encoded by the coding sequence ATGTCGAACAACGTCGCACAGGCTCAGGCACCTGAGCTGCCCTGGTGGCGTCATGCACATGTCTGGCTGCTGATTTCCGGTCCGGCGATTGTCGTTGTCGCAGGGTTCGTCACCTTGTGGCTGGCCGTTCGCACGCCAGACCCTGTGGTGGAGGACGACTACTACCAGCGCGGTCTGAACATCAACGAAACCCTGCGCAAGCAGCAATCCGACCGAAGCATGCTGCCTGCAGTGAAGGGGCGCAATCACGCAGCAACCGAGGACGATGCCATGCGCCCTGTAGACAAGTGA
- the ccoG gene encoding cytochrome c oxidase accessory protein CcoG produces the protein MASEDGDNAPKRVIPITPVPEEQVESVSLYEAHKKIYARSISGVFARWRWLLVFLTQAFFYLVPWFQWGERQMVLFDLGARRFYLFGLVLYPQDFIYLTGLLIISALSLFLFTAVAGRLWCGFACPQTVYTELFMWIEHKVEGDRSARMRLDRGGWTFEKIWKKATKQFIWIALALWTGFTFVGYFVPIRELGAELLALHGTWQLFWVVFYAFATYGNAGYMREQVCMYMCPYARFQSAMFDKDTLIVGYDAERGEPRAPRTRKVDHKSKGLGDCIDCSMCVQVCPTGIDIRDGLQYQCIGCGLCIDACNTVMDKMEYPRGLIRLSTQNGIVQKLTQSQMLKRVLRPRVMLYTTVLVGLCIAMMVSLIGRTPLKVDVVRDRAALSRIVAGGKLENVYRLQIMNATEGQRSYHISATGLNGITVHTDPDLTVGPAESKWVLVRIQIPYGSAEAGSHKVMFEVAAQEDGAKVNEKSVFLVPR, from the coding sequence ATGGCGTCAGAAGATGGTGACAACGCTCCAAAACGGGTCATCCCGATAACCCCGGTACCGGAGGAGCAGGTCGAAAGCGTGTCGCTCTACGAAGCGCACAAGAAGATCTATGCCCGCTCGATCAGCGGCGTGTTTGCACGCTGGCGCTGGTTGCTGGTGTTTCTGACGCAGGCGTTCTTCTATCTCGTGCCGTGGTTCCAGTGGGGCGAGCGCCAGATGGTGCTCTTCGATCTGGGCGCGCGCCGCTTCTACCTGTTCGGGCTGGTGCTGTACCCGCAGGATTTCATCTATCTCACGGGGCTGCTGATCATCTCGGCGCTGTCGCTGTTCCTGTTCACTGCGGTGGCGGGGCGTCTGTGGTGCGGCTTTGCTTGCCCGCAGACGGTCTACACCGAACTCTTCATGTGGATCGAGCACAAGGTCGAAGGCGATCGCAGCGCGCGCATGCGACTGGACCGCGGTGGCTGGACCTTCGAGAAGATCTGGAAGAAGGCGACCAAGCAGTTCATCTGGATTGCGCTCGCGCTGTGGACCGGCTTCACCTTCGTCGGCTACTTCGTGCCGATTCGCGAGCTGGGTGCCGAGTTGCTGGCGCTGCACGGCACGTGGCAGCTGTTCTGGGTCGTTTTCTATGCGTTTGCGACCTACGGCAATGCGGGCTACATGCGCGAGCAGGTCTGCATGTACATGTGCCCATACGCACGTTTTCAAAGCGCGATGTTCGACAAGGACACGCTGATCGTTGGCTACGACGCTGAACGCGGCGAGCCACGCGCACCGCGCACCCGCAAGGTGGATCACAAGAGCAAGGGTCTGGGTGATTGCATTGATTGCAGCATGTGCGTTCAGGTCTGCCCGACCGGCATCGACATTCGCGATGGTCTGCAATACCAGTGCATTGGCTGTGGCCTGTGCATTGACGCATGCAATACCGTGATGGACAAGATGGAGTATCCGCGCGGCCTCATTCGACTGAGCACGCAGAACGGCATCGTGCAGAAGCTGACGCAATCGCAGATGCTCAAGCGCGTGCTGCGTCCCAGAGTGATGCTGTACACCACCGTGTTGGTGGGCTTGTGCATTGCCATGATGGTGAGCCTGATCGGCCGAACACCGCTCAAGGTGGACGTGGTGCGTGATCGCGCCGCACTCTCACGCATTGTCGCTGGCGGCAAGCTCGAGAACGTCTATCGCCTGCAGATCATGAATGCCACGGAAGGCCAGCGCAGCTATCACATCAGCGCGACAGGCCTGAATGGAATCACGGTGCATACCGATCCCGATCTGACCGTGGGTCCGGCTGAGTCCAAATGGGTGCTGGTCCGAATTCAGATTCCGTACGGCAGCGCTGAAGCAGGCTCGCACAAGGTCATGTTCGAGGTCGCCGCGCAAGAAGATGGCGCGAAGGTGAATGAAAAGTCCGTCTTCCTGGTGCCGCGTTGA